A region of Sesamum indicum cultivar Zhongzhi No. 13 linkage group LG7, S_indicum_v1.0, whole genome shotgun sequence DNA encodes the following proteins:
- the LOC105166470 gene encoding glycine-rich RNA-binding, abscisic acid-inducible protein-like isoform X3, giving the protein MGKESMIPKAIVFLSLFSATVLLIWSEVGAVELTDASNTIDTFFTTAKKAEKTNGVEVNDFKNLGGDGFGGGYGGGIFGGGSGSGGGGGGGYAKEAEKTNEVEVNHVEYSRDGGGGGVYVGGGGYIGGRTGGGGGAKP; this is encoded by the exons ATGGGAAAAGAAAGCATGATTCCCAAAGCAATTGTTTTCCTTAGCCTTTTCTCAGCTACGGTTCTTCTCATTTGGTCTGAAGTGGGAGCTGTGGAGCTGACCGACGCTTCCAATACCATTGATACAT TTTTTACCACAGCTAAGAAAGCTGAGAAGACAAATGGAGTTGAGGTCAATGATTTCAAAAACTTGGGAGGGGATGGCTTCGGTGGCGGCTATGGTGGTGGCATCTTTGGTGGTGGAAGCGGAAGCGGAGGCGGAGGCGGAGGCGGCTATG CTAAAGAGGCTGAGAAGACAAATGAAGTTGAGGTCAATCATGTCGAATACTCAAGAGACGGTGGCGGAGGAGGCGTCTATGTTGGCGGAGGCGGCTACATTGGTGGACGCACTGGTGGCGGAGGTGGCGCCAAGCCTTAA
- the LOC105166470 gene encoding abscisic acid and environmental stress-inducible protein-like isoform X2: protein MGKESMIPKAIVFLSLFSATVLLIWSEVGAVELTDASNTIDTSKKAEKTNGVEVNDFKNLGGDGFGGGYGGGIFGGGSGSGGGGGGGYGTVAGTKEAEKTNEVEVNHVEYSRDGGGGGVYVGGGGYIGGRTGGGGGAKP, encoded by the exons ATGGGAAAAGAAAGCATGATTCCCAAAGCAATTGTTTTCCTTAGCCTTTTCTCAGCTACGGTTCTTCTCATTTGGTCTGAAGTGGGAGCTGTGGAGCTGACCGACGCTTCCAATACCATTGATACAT CTAAGAAAGCTGAGAAGACAAATGGAGTTGAGGTCAATGATTTCAAAAACTTGGGAGGGGATGGCTTCGGTGGCGGCTATGGTGGTGGCATCTTTGGTGGTGGAAGCGGAAGCGGAGGCGGAGGCGGAGGCGGCTATGGTACTGTGGCCGGAA CTAAAGAGGCTGAGAAGACAAATGAAGTTGAGGTCAATCATGTCGAATACTCAAGAGACGGTGGCGGAGGAGGCGTCTATGTTGGCGGAGGCGGCTACATTGGTGGACGCACTGGTGGCGGAGGTGGCGCCAAGCCTTAA
- the LOC105166470 gene encoding glycine-rich RNA-binding, abscisic acid-inducible protein-like isoform X1, whose amino-acid sequence MGKESMIPKAIVFLSLFSATVLLIWSEVGAVELTDASNTIDTFFTTAKKAEKTNGVEVNDFKNLGGDGFGGGYGGGIFGGGSGSGGGGGGGYGTVAGTKEAEKTNEVEVNHVEYSRDGGGGGVYVGGGGYIGGRTGGGGGAKP is encoded by the exons ATGGGAAAAGAAAGCATGATTCCCAAAGCAATTGTTTTCCTTAGCCTTTTCTCAGCTACGGTTCTTCTCATTTGGTCTGAAGTGGGAGCTGTGGAGCTGACCGACGCTTCCAATACCATTGATACAT TTTTTACCACAGCTAAGAAAGCTGAGAAGACAAATGGAGTTGAGGTCAATGATTTCAAAAACTTGGGAGGGGATGGCTTCGGTGGCGGCTATGGTGGTGGCATCTTTGGTGGTGGAAGCGGAAGCGGAGGCGGAGGCGGAGGCGGCTATGGTACTGTGGCCGGAA CTAAAGAGGCTGAGAAGACAAATGAAGTTGAGGTCAATCATGTCGAATACTCAAGAGACGGTGGCGGAGGAGGCGTCTATGTTGGCGGAGGCGGCTACATTGGTGGACGCACTGGTGGCGGAGGTGGCGCCAAGCCTTAA
- the LOC105166512 gene encoding cold and drought-regulated protein CORA-like translates to MGSKPFLFLAFFLATVLLISSEVAARELAQTSNAIDASKEAEKANGAPVDDAKYPGGGYGGYPGGGYGGYPGGGYGGYPGGGYGGYPGGGYGGYPGGGYGGYPGGGYGGYPGGGRYAEAQLMTSNTAEEAAKTNGVEVNDAKYPGGGGYGGGYGGAGGYGGGGGYGGGGGWGGGGGGSHGGYCRYGCCGRRYYGGGCRCCSYAGQKADAEAQATP, encoded by the exons ATGGGTTCCAAAccattcctttttcttgccTTTTTCTTAGCTACTGTTCTTCTCATATCCTCAGAAGTGGCCGCTAGGGAACTGGCTCAGACTTCCAATGCCATTGATGCAT CTAAGGAAGCTGAGAAGGCAAATGGAGCCCCCGTCGATGATGCCAAGTACCCGGGAGGCGGATACGGAGGGTACCCTGGAGGTGGATACGGTGGGTACCCTGGAGGTGGATACGGTGGGTACCCTGGAGGTGGATACGGTGGGTACCCTGGAGGTGGATACGGTGGGTACCCTGGAGGTGGATACGGTGGGTACCCTGGAGGTGGATACGGTGGATACCCGGGTGGTGGGCGTTATGCTGAAGCTCAG CTCATGACTTCTAACACAGCTGAGGAAGCTGCCAAGACAAATGGAGTTGAGGTCAATGATGCCAAATACCCAGGAGGGGGTGGCTACGGTGGCGGCTATGGTGGTGCAGGTGGCTATGGAGGCGGAGGCGGCTATGGTGGCGGAGGCGGCTGGGGTGGTGGCGGAGGTGGCAGTCATGGTGGCTACTGCCGTTACGGGTGCTGTGGACGGAGGTACTACGGAGGCGGTTGCCGATGCTGCAGTTACGCTGGTCAGAAGGCAGATGCTGAAGCTCAGGCCACGCCTTGA